The Nostoc sp. PCC 7524 nucleotide sequence GTTGATGGTGCAACTCAATTACAAAGCAATGAGAATTATGAAGGGCTTTGGATAAAAATTTTAGCTAACAAATATCAATTTGAAATTCAAGATAATTGTGGAGGAATAACGGTAAAGCAGGCAGAGGAGTACGCTTTCAAATTTGGAAGATCCAGTGATTCTGAATTAACACCAAAATCAATTGGAAGGTTCGGAATCGGGATGAAGAGAGCTTTTTTCAAGATTGGAAAAAAATTTACAGTTGAATCAACTACCTCTAGCTCGAAATTTGTAGTTTCAGAAGATGTAGAGGAATGGAAGAAGAAGGATGAATGGACATTTGAGTTCTCAGAAGTTCAGGAAGGTATTGATTCTGATTCTGATGCTATTGGAACTCGAATATTGATTGAGAAATTGCATGAAAGTGTATCAGATGATTTAGGATTAGAAAATTTTTTAGCACAATTAAGACAAGAATTAACTATTGCATATTCGTTAAAAATAAAAAAAGGTTTAAGCATTAGCATAAATAATGAATATCTAATTGCTACTCCCCTTAATTTTCGTAGTTCTGACAAAATTCAAGTTGCAAAATTTGAAAAAGAATACAACTGCTTTGGAAACCATGAAATAGATACACCAGTGCGCGTTAGATTGTATGCTGGTGTATCAGAGAGAAATTTAAATGAAGGTGGATGGTATATATTTTGCAATGAACGCATGGTTCTTGAAGCTGATCAAACTGAAATAACAGGTTGGGGCACAAAAGCTGGTTTTCCAAAATATCATGCTGATTTTGCATTCTTTAGAGGCTATGCTTTCTTCGAGTCTGATGATGCTGCTTATCTGCCTTGGACTACAACAAAAACAGGGATTGATTATGATTCACCAATTTATAAATCTGTCAAACAAGAAATATCTCAATTAACGACTCCAGTGATCACATTTTTAAGACAAATGGCAGATGAAAAAAGCCGCGTAGAGCGTGGTGAGATATCTGAAAGCTTACTTGAGCAAGCATATTTGCAAACTTCACTTCACTCTGTATTTGACATTGATGATACAATTACCACCTTTCAGATTCCAGAAAAATCAGCAATTCCTCCTCGTGAAAAACGGGGCAACATACAATATAGTAAACCTCTTGAAGAAATTGAGCTAGTTAAACAATTATTAAATGTTTCATCGAATAAAGAGGTTGGTGAAAAAACCTTTGATTACTATTTAAACAACGAAGGATAAATATAATATTATGGCTGGTAGTTATTCAAGAATTAATTATCGTCTTCGTCCTGCAAAAGCAGTTGAAAGAAAGATGATATGTGATTCTCTCCGATGCTTAAGTCCGTTCGGAGAAGTTGCAACTTATAGGTATGTGGGTTTTGGCTCAACTTACTTTACTGATTTTATTCTTTTTCACAAATTTTTACATATTGAGGATATGATAAGTATAGAAAAAGATCGTAACGCCAAACCTCGTTTTGAATATAATAAACCTTTTGGATGTATAAAAATAAAGTATGGAACTTCCTATGAAGTTCTGCCGACAATTGAGTGGAATAAGAAATCAATTGTATGGCTTGATTATGATAGCCCATTAGAAAAAACAATTTTAGATGATATTGATAC carries:
- a CDS encoding ATP-binding protein, which encodes MSGNQRVINAEPTKELFIYMLVRDIPLIRAIIDLVDNSVDGATQLQSNENYEGLWIKILANKYQFEIQDNCGGITVKQAEEYAFKFGRSSDSELTPKSIGRFGIGMKRAFFKIGKKFTVESTTSSSKFVVSEDVEEWKKKDEWTFEFSEVQEGIDSDSDAIGTRILIEKLHESVSDDLGLENFLAQLRQELTIAYSLKIKKGLSISINNEYLIATPLNFRSSDKIQVAKFEKEYNCFGNHEIDTPVRVRLYAGVSERNLNEGGWYIFCNERMVLEADQTEITGWGTKAGFPKYHADFAFFRGYAFFESDDAAYLPWTTTKTGIDYDSPIYKSVKQEISQLTTPVITFLRQMADEKSRVERGEISESLLEQAYLQTSLHSVFDIDDTITTFQIPEKSAIPPREKRGNIQYSKPLEEIELVKQLLNVSSNKEVGEKTFDYYLNNEG